The genomic DNA ACTTCAGCCAACGATCGCTCCTGATCCTGCAAAAGCTGTTGAGCCAGTTCCACTCGACATTGCAGCACGTACCGATAGGGAGAAATTCCGGTGGTGGCTTTAAAGGCTCTGGCAAAGTGATAGGGGCTAAATCCAATCACGGTCGCCATATCGCCCAAGCTAAATGACTGTGAGACGTTCGATCGAATGTAGTCCAGAGCGCTCTTTAATAACTTCGGTTCCAGAAATTCGGGAGGGCGTTTGAAGCTGTGAGAAAGGGTCGATCGCCGATAGATCATTTGTCCGAGAACTGCTGTCACAACGGATTCCAGATAGAACTCTCCACCAATCTGTCCATTTTCAAAAAACTCCTGCATCGCGATCGCTGAACTCAGTCCCCAATGAGTTTTAGAGATCTGCCCTGGCAGTAATTCTATGGTTTCACCCTCTGCCACACTCCGGGATAAAAACGCCTGCGAATAGCCAAACACCACAAAGCAGGAAGCATCTTCCACCGAACGATAGGTGCTGCCTTGAGGCACAATGTCGAACCCTCCCGGTGTCGCCTGGTAAGGTTTGAGGCGATCGCTATCAAAAGCAGCAACACCCTGCGTTAACCCAAAACTGGTCACGATGAGATTCAACGGAGATCGCAAGTTCACCTCTAGATGACCGGGGGGAACAATCGCCACCATGTACTCTGGAGTTTCAATCCAATGCCCCCATTGCGGCAGGTTCTCCAGCGGAGGTTGATCTAGAGGAATCTTTCGATCGGTTGGGTCAAAGAGAAACTCTTGCAGCAGACTCATCGACAGGAAAGGAAAAAGATTTATCCCATCATCTCGTTATCTGATGACCTCCGCAAGAATCTGAAAGACAGCGATCGCCCAAAATGAGTAAAGTTATTGCAAGTGTTGTGATGATTATTGTAATGCGATGTCTGCTTTAATTCCGGTTTCAACTTTCTTTGTTGGTTGTCATGGACTGCTGGCTTTAGGGCTGTCCTACCAGGTTGTTATGGAACGCACACGAACTCGCATCTGGCACGGCGCAACTACTGGAGACATTGCCTCACAGCCCGATTACCTGAAACAGCCCAATGCCTGGGCAGCCCTGATCGAGAAGCTGACCCAACAGATCATCGTCACTAAGGGATCCGATGATGGCGTACTGCAACGAACGATTCGGGCACACGGAAACTTTATCGAATATGTGCCGCTTGGTTTGTTATTTCTGGTTGCCTTAGAATTCATGCAAGCATCAACTGGACTGCTTTGGTTACTGGGGACAACGTTGATTGTGTCGCGCATTTTCCATGCCTGGGGAGTAATTGAAACCTACGGACCTTCCCCGAAAAGAGCGATCGGTTTTTTTGGAACCTGGTTCGTTTACATTGTGGGTAGTGCAGCGTGTCTCTACTACAGCTTGCAGTCATTCTAACCAACGTATTAAGTGAATCATTAATGATGCTAAGAGCGATCGCCCCTGACCTTTGGGTTGCTGAACAGCCTTTGAAATACTTTGGTTTGGAAGTTGGAACGAGAATGACGGTGATTCGCTTAAATCAAGACCGATTAGTGATCATCGCACCAATACAGCTTCAGGATGAAATGATTGAGCAGTTGAACCAGCTAGGCAATGTGAGCGACATTGTTGCACCGAATTTGTATCACTATCTGTTTCTCAATCAGTGCAAACAGAAATATCCAGACGCAGCAGTTTGGGCAACA from Leptolyngbya ohadii IS1 includes the following:
- a CDS encoding helix-turn-helix domain-containing protein, whose amino-acid sequence is MSLLQEFLFDPTDRKIPLDQPPLENLPQWGHWIETPEYMVAIVPPGHLEVNLRSPLNLIVTSFGLTQGVAAFDSDRLKPYQATPGGFDIVPQGSTYRSVEDASCFVVFGYSQAFLSRSVAEGETIELLPGQISKTHWGLSSAIAMQEFFENGQIGGEFYLESVVTAVLGQMIYRRSTLSHSFKRPPEFLEPKLLKSALDYIRSNVSQSFSLGDMATVIGFSPYHFARAFKATTGISPYRYVLQCRVELAQQLLQDQERSLAEVAIEAGFGNQSHMTTVFRQVLQTTPKQYRNNCQFTRDPIADEKFVRQPRS
- a CDS encoding MAPEG family protein; this encodes MSALIPVSTFFVGCHGLLALGLSYQVVMERTRTRIWHGATTGDIASQPDYLKQPNAWAALIEKLTQQIIVTKGSDDGVLQRTIRAHGNFIEYVPLGLLFLVALEFMQASTGLLWLLGTTLIVSRIFHAWGVIETYGPSPKRAIGFFGTWFVYIVGSAACLYYSLQSF